A segment of the Salminus brasiliensis chromosome 1, fSalBra1.hap2, whole genome shotgun sequence genome:
GAGCTGCACTTTGCCCTGCACCTCGTCGTGCTGTAGCCTGTCCATTAGCTGTGTCTGCTGCAGGTACTGTTTGTGCAGCTGTTCCCGCTCAGTGGCTAACTGCTGATAACCACTTGAGTACTGCTGCAAGTGGGCCAGATACTGATCCCGTTGCTCCTGGATGGATGAACACTCCTGCGTTCGCTCCAGCAGCTGAGTGAGGAGGCAAAATGAAAATCGGGTATGAAGGGAAGGTCAAAAGGTGAAATCCAGATTCCAAATGATATTACTTGTAAAACTGTTTTAGTGAATTGAAACTGGGCAAGAAGTAAGAGGTGAGTGGCACAAGTAGTGAAAATACAGAGATTTTATGTGAAGAGGCTTCAACCTGTTCTTTGGCATTGTGGAGTTCTTCCTGCAGCTGACCCATCTTGCGGGCTATCTCCTTTTTAATATGCTGCTCTGACTGCAGTGCGCTGGTGAGCTCCATGTTCTCATTAGTCTACAAAGACATGAAGAGCAGAGGTTATGGAAGGTGAGTCAGAATGACAGTTTAAACATAACACACCTGGGGTAAATTtgcagaaacaaaaaaaaaaaaagcacacaagTTTGGGCATAAAATACATAtgctttatggacaaaagtattgggacatctgctcattcattgtttcttctgaaatcaaaggtattgaAAGTTcgtcttgcttttgttggagtaacggtaAATACTGTCCAGATTTATTAAAGCATTTCTGTTTgggtttgattgtattcagcaacaagtgaaACTTGCTGTGCTGAAACTTgctgtgcttttgtttttgaTTCAGAACTAGACAGATCAAAATTGTTGGACTACTCAAACACTACATACCATAGGGTGGTTAAATGAAGAGCAAAAATGCTTACAATGCCCTGTGCTTTACATGCCTACAAATTGAAACACACTGATGCTATGTATCCTTACCAGCTTGACAAAGCCATTCTGCAGCTCAGCCAGCTGGTCTTTGAGCTCGCGGTTCTGAGTCAGGGCTCGACTGATGGTGGCCTTGTCACTCTGAACGTCCTCCAAGATACGCAGCTTGTCTTGAGCCTCATCAGCCGCCTGCTCGGCCTGCCTCTCCAACTCTTCCAGACGGGACTCCTGCTCCTGCACCAGCCGACTCAGCTGCTCGTTATCCCGAACCTGTGGCATGAGAGATTTTAAGAGTGCAAATGGTTTCGGCTCTGTCAAAATTAGAATAAAaagcttatctgggcagtaggtgtttatctcctcagtaaaaaacaaatattagaataaatactaataacattcatacagcAATGattttcatcactgtgttcatttaaaCATCTCCAAGGTTCTCCTCATGGGAGACTAGTTTTAATTAGAGTTCTCATCCAACActtggtttggtaaatcagtgcttaatggtgGAAAATTAGGTGAGCTGgagatggagttgaacacagttcttcaaactagctcacagGACCTTAACTACTTTCAACGAAATAAGAAAatcatatgtatatgtgtgacatatcagaatattatgaccactcaCAGGAGTTGTCGTTGTCGTTTTtcaacagcataacagtggtgccccatgggccactgatgccagaggggccAAGGGTGACTCTTCCCACTATTAGGTCAGTCACAATATTCTGATAAATCACTTTCTTTTAATATTTGTAGTTTTATTAAACAGGCCAGACTAACTTCAGACATTCTACACTTCCACGTTAATTTACTTGAGAAATAGAAAGTATTTAAACTGCACAATACATTACCCTCTctcaatgtgttttttttactgtgagcTGTGAAACATGTCTTAAATCATGTTTCATCATTATAGGCTTGTCTGGCATAGTGCTTCTCACCCCCCAGCAGACAAGGGCTCAATTTCCTGCCCAGGCAAGTACACCAGACTACTAATAAGAGCTATACAGCTAGTGTTATATTCACTTACCACTGGAACTTGATTAAGAATTAACAACATGCTCAGAatactattatttttatattacatcATGAGCTATATAAACAGAGCAAGGAAATTAAATTGCAGGTTTCTGTGCTCAATAATTGTAGCTCAGAGCTTCTCTGCTAAATCCACCGTCATGTTGGAGGACTAGTTTGTGGCTAGAAGATGCTAACCTGTGCTTGGTACTGCAGGCTGAGGGCCTCTCTCTCCTGCTGCAGGCTCTGAACGCTCTCCTCCAGAGccaactctctctctgaaggtcctgaagaCTGAGATATTGGCTGGGTTTCTTGCTCTTGATGCATCAGTGCTAAGAGTCAAGAAGAGATGAACACGATCAGTTTCCTTTCATATAAAACATCTCAGACATAATCACCTAGGTTTAATATTCAATTATCAAGATGAAGATTCGTTAGTTAGGTTAGGAAGGCAGGAACCACTAGGGGTGCCAGTAGCCCTAAAGGAGCTCTCTCTGTAGTGAGCATCTTGAGAGAGTGGGTAATTGAAAGTCTGGGCCTACTTGAGCTATGACTGGAATATACAGTGACATAGGCAGTTAGGAGACTGTAAATGGTATTGAGAAACTGTGAGGATTCCACAACATTGTGGAACAATAGAGAGCTCTCACATTTCTGTAACGGCTCCATCAGAAAGCTTTACTGCAAGGAACTCATTCTGTAATACTGCCAGCTGTGGTCGATCATCTACCGGTAAATAACGGcgagagagaaaacaaacaaacgagagcgagagagagaaagaatccATAACAGTAAGAGTTCCTTTTTTTGGTCAAACGCATTTCTGCTTGTCCAACTTCACTTTCACACTTGCTAAATGTGCAAAATGCAGTCAAAAGAGAGGTGCAGGCATTCTGTTTAGGTTCCTTGCCTTCCACTTCATAAGAAAGGAGTAATTTGGTGTATATTTGATTTCACTGAGCTTTACATTTTTGTCCATTGTTTGAAGCAGAATTCTGACCAGCGTCCCTGCTTTTCTGCGTTGTTAAGATTCCCAAAATGTgtccagtgtgtgttttcttgcaAATCATAAACCTGGCTTTCTTATGCTAAAGTAGCTataatgttttttccccctttagTTGTTTTACTACATGCAACTGCTTTTTACGTGCTTCATATTTGACCAATTCATCAAGTCAAGGTCAAGTGAACTCCAAACATGATGAAAAGGTGTAACCacccttttaaatgtattaaatggcACCATTCTATTAGcaataaatcaattaattagCACAAAGCATTGGGAATATAGACTACATATGAAATTATGgcgaaagagagagtgaagaacAGGGGTGTGCAATAAAGACCTGCAGCATTCTTCAGCTCTGTGATGTGTCCCTGTAGCTCCTGGATCTGAGCAGCACTCCTGTCCCTCTCCTCTGACATCAACGTCACCTGTCCACAACAGAAAGAGTCAATGACTTTATATACTCTATACAATACTCTATACATACTTACATATCATCATGAAGTCATGAAGAACCTTAAGTCTTCATTTgtgtcatttttcattttttgacataatgtgaatcttacatttttgatagaaatactgaaaatgaaaatgaaggtCTTCTATAAAATAGAGATTTTTGGATATACAAGATATTTTTGCAAGACAGCAATGGTAtacaatacatatgggacatatgggacactatatggacaaaagtattgggacacttgctcattcattcttcctttcaaaatcaagggtattaaaaagactgtatcctgcttttgttggagtaactgtctccactgtccggGAAAGAaggctactagattttggtgcactgctgtgaggatctctAGAGCATTACtacagtcaggatgttggataaatCACTACCCCAcatctcatcctcaactcccaaactcatctcaaaagtacttgATGGAGAAAcgagcatcattccagagaactcagttcgactgctccacagctcaatgctttggaggtgtttatacccctctagcacacacctggcattaggcagcatggtgctaataggttcatgtttacctgctccagacagtcctattctattggcaatacttctctacagggactagactgtgCATTTGTCAGTCtgcttaaagtagcagaattgcattaattaaaaggggtgtccataaacatttggacatgcagtgtatgagAGATACATACTCCCACATCCTGACAAGTGTACACATACATGTTTGCATGGGCGTGGGTGCAAAAAACAGTACCTGAGTGAGGAGCTGCTCTGTCTTGTCCTTCCACACTCTGCCCTCCTCCTGCAGCTGTTCTGCATActggtccctctctctctgcagctgtGCGACTGACTCCATGAGCTACAACACACAGCAAACGCCCATTACAGCTCCGAACCTGAATCTCAggcaggaaacacacacacttccctcaCACATTACTAAGTTCACACAAACCTGGGCTGTGTGAACCGCAAGCTGATGCTTCTCTTCTAGGAGCAGCTGAACCTGCTGGTGCTCAGAGGCAGGACCAGACTGACTGGAGAACTAGATAAAAGGAGAGGATTAAAGAGAAATTACAGATGTGTATTCAGTCATTCAGCAAAAGAAATCTGAAGATCAATAACTGTACACAAACTACAATGTATTATTTAACTATTCTCATATGCAGCTACATTAAGACAGGTCGTCTCGTCCCACTGTCAACTGTTCTATGGTGCTTCTCTAGTTATAAATAATTGGTATCAGCAGTTAATTGCATAAAAGGATGTACATATATAAGAGCAGGATGTTTAAATgacactactgcactaaaacacactatatggacaaaagtattgggacaccggctcattcatggtttcttctgaaatcaactactaataaacattttaaaaatgatcgCAATCAGGAAATAGGAaaagtatatatgtataattccACATTGGTGCATCCCTGAAATATCCCTACCCATCCCTAACTAATTACACCAATTTAAACTTTGGGAAAAGCATTGGCTGGGTTCTCACCTGTTGCAGCATAACGTCTGCCATTTCCAGCCGTTTGCGGAGGTCGTCGAGCTCCATAGTCAAAGCGCtgttctcactcactctcagtTTGAGCTGCTCAGCCAACTCAGAGCCCTGCTGCTTCATCTCCTCACCGACGTttctgagagatggagggagaaagTTAAGAGATATTGCAAGAGACACAAGTGCAATGGGTACATTCTGCACTACAGTACTGTCAACTGAACCAACTgagaaaaatgaagaaaacaaataaagccTGAGAGACGAGACTTACTTTAATCTCAAGACTTCCAGTCGCAGACCATCTCTGTCCTTCTCCAGTTCTTTATTATGCTACACaattaaaaacacaagaaaaacatGTTTCAGATCAGACCTTGTGTTCATATCATGCAAGTGAGCCATGAAAGCAGTCATGTTTTACATACAGTACCTTCTCaatttgtttttgctgtgtagAAACTGAGGACAGAGTTCTCTCCAGCTCGGATATTCTCTGTTTGCTGCTCTGCAGCCGATTGTTTAGCTCCTCTGCCTCTCCTGGGGGTGAACATTCCCACAGTTAATATCATTAACAGTCAGTTAACAAAACATATTCACAGCATAaactagggctgggtgatacGGTATAAATTCTATAACCACGATatttaaacacttttttcacgatacatttatcacaatacatgtaatcacagaatAAAACATCAGCagacagattcttataatctactattcagatactctcctgtcCTGAATAGTGATTGAATGTCATCTAAtaaaaccagtctaattacacggTTAGCAATGAAACCCGCAGCAGATCAGtatttattaagcactaacagtctcctccatatgcttagaaaagcatgtcATCATTAAATTCATCATGATATGCTAAaatagtcatattgcccagctctagcatGAACCACACCACATCTACCTGCGGATATTTACAAACGCACCTGTCTTTTGCCGTGCTGCTTGCTGTGTGTAAGACAAGGCAGTCTGCAGCTCTGATTTCTCAGACACCAGAATTCCAATGGTCTGGATGTGGACCTGAAAAATTCAGGACACACACAAGCTAGCAAATGCAGTCACACGAAAACCTTGTCtctctaaaatggcaactttacaagagaagggaAAACCTTCAATTTAGGGttttttcaatggaagtcaatgtaaaatgatttcaTTTAAGGTAATTTTGGAGTATTTAttctggtccattcatcaaaatttggacacaatgttaAGGGGAACAGCCAGAAAATGATGTCAAAGAatatatcaataaataaacaggaaATACAATTTCTGCATGGCTATGACATTACATAATTAATGTAGCCATTAAATACATAGTTAATGCTAGGTTACTTATCAAATGGTGCCAAAATATAACACATGCTCAATTTAAATGTTAGAAGATGAAAAGGTGTCTCACTTGTAGTTGCTCGCGCATAGCTCCCTGTTCCTTCACAAATTTCTGCTCAAACTCCTTGCGctcctaaaataataataataataataataataataataataaaaaacacacaattaCTTGCATAATAAATGTCCTCCGAAGCCTAGGAATCATGTTATTTTCAACAGAGCATATTTGAATAGATACtgattgtttttatatattgaaaaaaatctaaaacaaaatGACCATGATAATTAAATGAATCTATTTAGAATAATTTCTGTCTATTTTTGCATTAATAACCACTTTCCAGACATTCTGGGAATTGACTGTATTAAATCATAACTCATTATTTAATCATGAACATCATCCCTGCGGTGTTTTCCAGTAACAACAGACTTCCTCATAAAGCTCAAATTCTCATTCTTTGAATACATTCAGTTCtcaaacaacacaacacaaacataaaGCAGGTGTTAATGGTTGTTACCTtctgcagctggtctgacagcTCTTGGGACTGCTTcgtctaaacacacacacacaaaaaaacacctgttaGAATGGAAAGCTGTTAAAATGGGTTCCGGTTAAGACCAGTAACAGGTCATAGCTGGGCTTTGGCTGCTGACCAAGACACCTCCAGCATGTTGAAGAGATATGAGCAGACAGGGGGATTAGTAAGGATTAACTGTAAGGACAAGCGAAGAGACAAACAAGGTATTTTTTATGCATTCTGCTACAGCAAAGGCTCAGATCATCTGGGTCTGCTAGCCTGACAAGCAAGCTGGTCCAATGAGAAATGTGTTAGTTTACTAAGGGAAAATgatacactgcaaaaaaaacaaacaaacaaacaactcagtaactgaagaaaatgagaagaaaaagaataaaagcaATGCAATGACGAAGTGCTGGCCAGACCGGTCAGCTATTATACCATACAGTAACCAGTGCTGCATTGGAGGGTGTTGAGAGAGTGCGTGTATACATGCAGTTAGGAGAGCTGTGAGGGAGGACTGAAAGCTGGCTGTTGCATAGCCTGAAGAGTCAGATGCACGCAACATGGGCAAGACCCAGACGGCACACACACTAGGTTTACTTGGCACACTCTTTTGGACACCCTTACCAGTGTCTCTATCTTTGTAGTGAGCTGGGAGTTTGTTAGAGTGCTGGAGTCCAGAGCGGCTGCCAGCTCCTGGTTTCGAGTCTAACGTGCAggcatgcagagagagagagagagagagagagagagagagagagagagagagagagagagagggggagagagagagagagagagagagggagagagaaagagggtggATGTAAAACGTCAAACAAAtggagaaaaacacaaaacaaagcaaataaaaaactgtcagaaaataatacaataatacaaagGACCAGAAAGATCAGCCAGGATTCAGGGTCAGCTTAAAGGAATCCTCCGGTGTCTTTTAACCTGTTCTCTGAGGCACACGGTAcagtgcagaggttttaggcacctgtaaaaatgatcattaaaaagctccttatctgagGGGTGTACCACAGGGCAGATATATAGGGCCAGATATATTAAGCCCAAAGCTGAAGATTGTCCAATATCAATGCCCTTCAGCTCTTTTCCTACTGGACAGACCTGACTTTGAGCTAAAAGTTATCTGGTTAAACGACAGATCCTGCTTCATGGTAAACATCTCAGGGCAGTAAGTgcttatattgtttatattagaGATATTAGAGAAACACCGAtacggctttttcagttccaataccTATACAGATTCATAAACTTTGTCGATGCtatgttgaattaataaactgtatacctcacTATGTAGGAGAGACTtcaacattactttactaactatAAAGTTACTacatataacaaattaacacatgtATATGTAACACATATATAAATGTACTTCATTGCTATTTTTGTGTCACAAAAATAAACTATTGTGCAGGACaatcaaattcaaaataaaaaaagtcaaacttcttaaaatatattagaattaataaaatgtattagccaaaactaagaaaataagtagcttcattttgtcaaacacacaaacagtaatcagtcttatgtttaaatatttagcataaacagtaattcaaaataaaatctagcagctgaacctgagaataagTAAGTAACTTGGCCAAACATACAAGCAATACCCAAACattgcaaacatgtaaacatttagtgcagtctcacaccaaccaattaaagtaaagggatcggttccatggatcggcctaattatccgacaCCCGATCCAGCTAAATTTGTGAATATCAGGACCGATATTCAACCGTTATATATATGGGTGCATTTCTAGTTTATGTTATAATATTAATGACATTCAGtttgaaaaaggaaaaacaacaacatattaCATCAAACTCATATTTCAAAAATGGGTGCAAGTTTTCCAAGATGTTgtccatttaaagcaacaatatgtagctATTCTACCTTGAAATAATAGGATTGGATtccgcaactgtgtgtgtgtgtgtgtgtgtgtgtgcgtgtgcaggCAAAACAACTCTTGTATAATGTTGCCATAATGAGAGTTATCAGACAAAAACCCAAACAGGACATTTGATTTTAGTAAGGTGGTTTGCTTACTTTtacatatacaaatacaaataataataataataatcatcatcataattattCATTGTAATATACTGTAGATCAGTGTATTCTGGAATGTAAATGTCTTCAGGCTGGTGTAGAAGCTGCAGCTTGGTTGGAGAGATCATGTGAACACTGGAGCTCAGGCCAGAAACATTCCTTTATCATGCTGGCTAATAagtcagactgtgtgtgtgtgtgtgtgtgagaggggggGGAGTTAAAGCAGCTTGTGGAGAGGTACTGTCTAGAAAACACTGTCTAATTTACAGCACTTTCAGTAGCGTGAGAGAAAACATTCaaattatatttgtatataaattTGACAGAAAGTAGATATACAGTcctgtgaacacaaaaacatattcaaacatttgatcttcattctAACAATATTCAGAGATAGCGGTCATAGAACTGAACTAAGAGAGGCTCAGCTGCAATTTCCTTGGACAATTccaattgaatttttttttaaacatttgactGGCCAATTCCAATTTCCCTCCTTATAAATAACAGCATACAAAATGTTAAACCCTTCATTAATacttttaaatatacatatagcTAGCAGTGCATTGGAACAATCTTTATCTGTTCATAATTAAGCAGAAtcacactgtataataataatactgtataaGGAGAGTTAAACTGAACTGGAGTGAATACAGGGCTGAACAGACTTACTCATGTTTGTGATGCTGAATTTGCTAATGTTAAACAGTGCAGGTGGATGATGACACAAAGACTGTAAGAAAGGTCTATTGGGAGTCAtgatgtttgtgtgcatgtggtgCCAGCACCTTGTGTTTGTGCCACCACAATCGGTCGGTGCACAAGCGATCAATTGGTTTACAAGTGTAAATCTGGTTATAACGGTTATATGAGGCTGATGGGCCGGTCACAGGTCATAGCTGATTGTGAACCTCAAACGGCTGTGCATGCAGTACAGCTTAAAGAATTCCGCATGGAGGAGTAGGGAAACCTGTCTCCCAGCTGATGGACAGTGGACAGTAATAGGACACATCTAATTGAGGTTATTTCTATGCCAAAGGGGGAATTACCAGCCATTGGGGCATAACTAACATTTTTCTCATTAGaaaacagcatttttattaattacattttactaatAGTGTTTAAaggcatttcttcagttgtatgtgtgtAGTTATATTACCCCCATCTCTCAAAATTTcttaaaatgttcaaatatgtGAAAAAAGGACAAAGACACGTCACGATGCTcactgctatcttacaccccaccaacagtcagTTTCCCACCTTCATCCTGTGTCGTTTGGGCATGGTGGTCTCGAATTGaggtgttcaggtacatttctggcatattgctatcttggcaacggaaaacacaggcgcaccactgactgaaaacaacctaggcagacgccaacagtcagacgttcattgttATCCCAATGTGCGTACACCCCACCTTTtacacacacaaccccccccccaggaAAGCTGTACAGACCTGTTAATATTTAAACGTCTTTAAGGTTACATAGTCCCAAAATAAGTCTGATAATCTTAAGACGCTATATTTGGCTTATGGTTGTGTACAAAGCCTTCGGAATCCACTCTACATCTGCCTTATAGCTATTTCCATCCCAAGAAGATGAACTGCCCTGTTAATAAGGTCACCCTTGTCAGCGAGAGCATCTGAAGCGGAGTAGAAATAAACACAGTCTTGGCTCTTAATCTGATTTTTGTAGTTAAGTGTCCACTTTAACTTACCTCCAGTTCTCTTTCATTGATGGGAGAGGGCCCACTGTCCCCATTGACATATGATGATGGCGACTGGAGGAACAGGACCCAGGAGGAAGAGCAGATTGATTATAAAAGAACAACAAAAGAACCGCCATTACAACAGAGCAATAATGCATCTAAATTAAGTGATTCAAATCTTAATTAGTTGGACACTGCATAATGCTAATCTGCATTCTGCAGCCTTCTACGGTGTTAGTATAATGCGGCATAATGATGCATTTCGTGATTCATATGCAATGTACTGTGCAGTCCTACTTGCACAGCGGCAAAAGCAGCCATTCTGAAGCTCAGGAAAACTCCTCACCTCAGAGAGAAGGCCATTGAGCTGCTGAGAAAGTTGCCTCAGACTCTCAGTGGACGACAACGGCCTGTCAGATGACACCAAAAACAAAGAGTTTGATCAACAATCCTGTAACCCTGCTCATAAGCCTTTAAATGATTCTGACTCAGATCGAGTGACTGCTGTTGAAAGCACAGAAAGCTAAATTTAATGTTTTGTGTTGGGCCTATGACCCACTCCTTAGgctagcctttgcttagctagctcgatccaccgagtatcagacagctcagtgcagctgctgtggaGCAACTTTTGGCAATCACAGAAAGGTGCAATGAGAGATCGGTTCTGCCGTGTTTGGACCTGTACACGGCCACAGAGTCAAGacaatggtcttaggagtgttttccacggccacatttagtagactggttctTCTATCTTTCAGTCGAACTCCGTAGACGACATTAACCAGTGGGTCTCAGTTAGCTGAAACACAGACTGTGCTGTGATGTTTAGCTTGTTGGGCAACCAAGTCTAGATAGCCGGCTACGAGTCCAAATGTGGCAGAATCGGCCTCTCATTTCACCTTTCTGTTACACTCAACACCAGTTGCTTGACTTCGCTTTCTCAGATACGTGTTTTTATGGTCAACACTTGTATCGGTTAAATTTGTTCTGTGGAGAGCAGATGGTTATcttgctaactaagctaatgctaaccagatTTAGACCTGATTTAGAGCAGCTGTAATTGTCAGATTGACGATTTAACAGTATAACATGTGGATATCGCCCAACTCTATGTACATACATCCTAATTCTAAAaacattattaacatttattacaGCTCTAATAAACCAATGCAGTTGACTTTCAAGTCCATACATCTATTACATCCTTAAAACTCTCTTCAGGCAGCAAAGGATAACGAGGCCCAGAGACCTGGATTTCAAACAACATGACACCTTACCTGTTTTCTTCCAGAGAGTGTTCATCACCATTGGCATCTGGGTCACAGTTCTGTTGAGGACAAGGttggaagaaggagaagaagaaaggggGGAAATGGACAAGTTGAACATGAAGCAATGTGATGCAAGGGCAGTTAAGAATCCACTTTCTAATCCAGAGAGAGAACACCTTCACCACCAGACCACCAACAATCAGGGCAACACAATGCACCTAGCCTGTACAACACTGAACACATGCTACACTACAAACAATGAGAAGCGACACAGAGTTATTGTGTTTAGCATTTAGCTGCTAAGGTGACAAATGAGGGTTACTGGATACTGGTAATTCCAATGGACACAAAGACGTGGAAAGCAACTAGGGGTTGGTTTACACACAGACTAAGCATAGAGAATAATTTTAACTGTGATTAGAGCTTGAAATACTTGTCTGATGTCAAAGGGATCCAATTCACATCGGGATTAATTTAATGatgattcattattttaaacagtttggcATGCCAGAGCTTATTTACAGGAGTGGTTTACATCATCATATACTATTTgggcaaaaaaagtattgggacacctgtctgttcatggtttttccaaaatcaagggtattgctAAACTcgcaactacagtgggcttgtttcCCCACCTTTCAGTGGgtctcagttagctggaacacagtctgtgctgtggtgtttagcttATTAGCCAACTTTTCCAAGTCTAGATAGCTGGTCACAAGTCCACTAACTTACTTTTGCAGCTAAAAACTGCCTTTGCGTACCACAACCGGTATTAAACAACTGGAGTTTGTTCTGCTTTTCTCTGagtaaccatctctactgtccagggaagaaggctttctaccactAGAAGGATTTAATTCAGCCACAGAGTGTAAGTGAGGTCtgggtgttggatgatcgccaccccaccttatcctcaactcatcccaaaagaactgAACGAAGCACcggccatcattccagagaacacagttccactgctccacagctcaatgctggatggtcttatacccctctagcccacgcctggcactggGCATGATgctaacaggttcatgtttatcatgAGTATGCTGCGCTATACCatatccttgggcaagactcctaacactacattggcccacctctgtaatacgagtaaccttgtaagtcgctctggataagagcatcagctaaatgccgttaatgtaaaagtaaatgtaatgtttatctgctccagagagtcctattctattggcagtacttctctacagggactagacacgtgtgtgtgcacatttgcacatctgtttcagcaatgggtgaataAAGTGGCTGAAAAATTTGctatatgcattcattagacggggtgtccacaaacatttggacatatggcgTATATTCCGGTTCAGATCAAAAGTTCAGGACTGATTTATGGAAGTCTGGGTTTAGGCTATGTGGCGTCAGACAGACCTGCAGGGCAGCGTTGTCAGCGAGACACTCTGAGTTAGTAGCAGCGGAGGTGTTAGACACAGGCGAGCAGCGGGCGGGTTCAGCATTGGGAGCGTCTTCC
Coding sequences within it:
- the golga2 gene encoding golgin subfamily A member 2 isoform X1, giving the protein MADQSRQIKLAAAKKKLKEFQQKSAPSTVSAGPKKKRKVKGAGQTDGASTDRHSPDQIENILNVMVSDLSLTNGVALPPLVNSQDHGEVGARDSPVEDAPNAEPARCSPVSNTSAATNSECLADNAALQNCDPDANGDEHSLEENRPLSSTESLRQLSQQLNGLLSESPSSYVNGDSGPSPINERELETRNQELAAALDSSTLTNSQLTTKIETLTKQSQELSDQLQKERKEFEQKFVKEQGAMREQLQVHIQTIGILVSEKSELQTALSYTQQAARQKTGEAEELNNRLQSSKQRISELERTLSSVSTQQKQIEKHNKELEKDRDGLRLEVLRLKNVGEEMKQQGSELAEQLKLRVSENSALTMELDDLRKRLEMADVMLQQFSSQSGPASEHQQVQLLLEEKHQLAVHTAQLMESVAQLQRERDQYAEQLQEEGRVWKDKTEQLLTQVTLMSEERDRSAAQIQELQGHITELKNAAALMHQEQETQPISQSSGPSERELALEESVQSLQQEREALSLQYQAQVRDNEQLSRLVQEQESRLEELERQAEQAADEAQDKLRILEDVQSDKATISRALTQNRELKDQLAELQNGFVKLTNENMELTSALQSEQHIKKEIARKMGQLQEELHNAKEQLLERTQECSSIQEQRDQYLAHLQQYSSGYQQLATEREQLHKQYLQQTQLMDRLQHDEVQGKVQLEQSQLQLQQAQERLNQLVKDNDQLKTEVQELLNSSALNTSLRDQGDGVESHSLPESFQKSSIAIPEDFESREEMEDFLHSALSRLEGERDEVLRRLEEERRLHQAALQQVAAMSHEHQHHSTCSETGNSNGVPVEVHEALRVAMEKLQERFTGLMQDKVDLKERVEELEHRCIQLSGETDTIGEYIALYQNQRAIMKQKHLEKEEYISMLAKDKEEMKAKLAELQDLVMRLVGERNEWYTRYMSAIHNPDLLPVGEDVVQPAESRMELNAVDSPASMDMSTAVELAPDSQSRTELGPVGHSEGPETPVGPSLRPREDGTARQIMQLLQEIQNPQARPAPFLGENPCIPFFYRPDENDEVKIMVI